A single window of Oreochromis aureus strain Israel breed Guangdong linkage group 5, ZZ_aureus, whole genome shotgun sequence DNA harbors:
- the rfesd gene encoding Rieske domain-containing protein — protein sequence MEENEQSARGLHFVGKKDELIEAKRSFRTIEDRDILIIYHQGVFYAMDSYCYHAGGMLNNGDIEEINGKLCIICPKHKYKLTLAKGECLYKGTNPKEKPPVPRWYSKGVKQRTHTVTENNGEIYVKLSDDPDWIESDYYQGEKGKIERAKAEASEKETS from the exons ATGGAGGAGAACGAGCAGTCAGCAAGAGGCCTCCATTTCGTGGGCAAGAAGGATGAACTTATTGAAGCAAAGCGGTCTTTCAGAACAATAGAAGATCGGGATATACTGATTATCTACCACCAGGGAGTCTTCTATGCTATGGATTCTTACTGTTACC ATGCTGGAGGAATGCTGAACAATGGCGACATTGAG GAAATTAATGGCAAGCTGTGCATAATTTGTCCGAAGCATAAGTACAAGCTCACTCTAGCCAAAGGGGAGTGCTTATACAAAGGGACCAACCCCAAGGAAAAGCCACCTGTGCCCAGATGGTACTCCAAGGGTGTGAAGCAGAGAACGCACACAGTCACAGAGAACAACGGGGAGATCTACGTCAAGCTCTCTGATGACCCAGATTGGATCGAATCAGATTACTACCAAGGAGAAAAAGGCAAGATAGAAAGAGCCAAAGCTGAAGCATCTGAGAAGGAAACATCTTGA
- the nudt2 gene encoding bis(5'-nucleosyl)-tetraphosphatase [asymmetrical], which produces MVLRACGFIIFRRLVGRIPSPGNIEYLLLQTSYGEHHWTPPKGHVDPGEDDLTTALRETKEEAGLGAEHLKVIKGFVQELHYEVRGKPKEVLYWLAELKDPGTAVTLSDEHQDYRWAQLEEACTLARYKDLQDTLRAAHRHLEACQDKQ; this is translated from the exons ATGGTACTGCGAGCCTGTGGCTTTATCATATTTCGCCGTCTAGTCGGCCGCATCCCTTCTCCAGGCAATATCGAGTATCTCCTCCTGCAGACATCTTATGGGGAACACCACTGGACGCCACCGAAAG GTCATGTGGACCCAGGTGAGGATGACCTCACCACAGCACTGAGAGAGACCAAGGAGGAGGCGGGGCTGGGGGCAGAGCACCTGAAAGTGATAAAAGGCTTTGTTCAGGAGTTGCACTATGAGGTGCGTGGCAAACCCAAAGAGGTGCTGTACTGGTTGGCCGAGCTGAAGGACCCAGGGACTGCTGTGACTTTGTCTGATGAGCACCAGGATTACCGCTGGGCCCAGCTGGAGGAAGCCTGCACTCTGGCCCGGTACAAAGACCTGCAGGACACACTGAGAGCAGCACACAGACACCTAGAGGCATGTCAGGACAAACAATGA